Proteins encoded within one genomic window of Mycolicibacterium monacense:
- a CDS encoding acyl-CoA dehydrogenase family protein, translated as MTVRIDDLLDTDAMLAPEERELRQTVRRFGEQRLRPHVGEWFEAGEVPVRELASEFGKLGLLGMHLEGYGCGGSTATAYGLVCQELEAVDSGLRSMVSVQGSLAMFAIHKHGSEEQRKQWLPAMATGDVIGCFGLTEPDFGSNPAGMRTTARRDGSDWILNGSKMWITNGSVADVAVVWARAEEGILGFVVPAGTEGFSGREMKHKLSLRASNTSELHLDDVRLPAEAQLPDARGLSGPLACLSEARFGIVFGSVGAARDCLETTLDYVGSREVFDKPLAAYQLTQAKIADMAVELGKAQLLALHLGRLKDEGRIRPDQVSFGKLNNVREALAIARQCRTLLGANGITLEYPVLRHANNLESVLTYEGTSEVHQMVIGEALTGVSAFRG; from the coding sequence ATGACGGTACGTATCGACGATCTGCTGGACACCGACGCCATGCTCGCCCCCGAGGAACGCGAGCTGCGTCAGACCGTGCGCCGCTTCGGTGAGCAGCGCCTGCGCCCCCACGTCGGCGAGTGGTTCGAGGCCGGTGAGGTGCCGGTGCGCGAGCTGGCCTCCGAGTTCGGCAAGCTCGGTCTGCTCGGCATGCACCTCGAGGGGTACGGCTGCGGTGGGTCGACGGCCACGGCCTACGGGTTGGTGTGCCAGGAACTCGAGGCCGTCGACAGCGGGCTGCGCAGCATGGTCTCGGTGCAGGGTTCGCTGGCGATGTTCGCGATCCACAAACACGGAAGCGAGGAGCAGCGCAAGCAGTGGCTGCCCGCGATGGCCACCGGCGACGTGATCGGTTGCTTCGGCCTCACCGAACCCGATTTCGGATCGAATCCCGCGGGGATGCGCACCACCGCGCGCCGCGACGGATCCGACTGGATCCTCAACGGGTCGAAGATGTGGATCACCAACGGTTCGGTCGCCGACGTCGCGGTGGTCTGGGCGCGAGCCGAGGAGGGCATCCTGGGGTTCGTCGTCCCCGCCGGCACCGAGGGCTTCTCGGGGCGGGAGATGAAGCACAAACTGTCCCTGCGGGCGTCGAACACCTCGGAACTGCACCTCGACGACGTCCGGCTGCCCGCCGAGGCCCAGCTCCCCGACGCGCGCGGGCTGTCCGGCCCGTTGGCGTGTCTGTCGGAGGCGCGGTTCGGCATCGTGTTCGGCAGCGTGGGCGCGGCCCGGGACTGTCTGGAGACGACGCTGGACTACGTCGGCAGCCGCGAGGTGTTCGACAAACCGCTGGCGGCCTACCAGCTGACCCAGGCCAAGATCGCCGACATGGCCGTCGAACTGGGTAAGGCGCAACTGCTCGCGCTGCACCTGGGCCGGCTCAAGGACGAGGGGCGGATCCGTCCCGACCAGGTCAGCTTCGGCAAGCTCAACAACGTCCGCGAGGCGCTGGCGATCGCACGCCAGTGCCGCACCCTGCTGGGCGCCAACGGGATCACGCTCGAGTATCCGGTGCTGCGCCACGCCAACAACCTGGAGTCGGTGCTGACCTACGAGGGCACCTCGGAGGTGCACCAGATGGTCATCGGGGAGGCGCTGACCGGGGTCAGCGCCTTCCGCGGATGA